One Bradyrhizobium zhanjiangense DNA segment encodes these proteins:
- a CDS encoding aldo/keto reductase, with amino-acid sequence MEHLQTQGISMPKLGLGTFRMQGDICRAAVESALSIGYRHIDTAEMYANEDSIGSAIAASRLPRGELHVTTKVWHENLAPEAIRRAFDASLNKLRLDHVDLYLVHWPSRAANWGAVFETLMKLKEEGRTRAIGVANFTTALLKIAVEDIKAPIACNQIEYHAMLDQSNVLAYLDAKSIPLVAYCPLAQGRFATDPVLSEIGVKHNATAAQVALKWLLDQNGVAAIPKASRRESQKANLDALKITLDDADRNKIAALPKDMRCVNPGFAPAWD; translated from the coding sequence ATGGAGCATCTGCAGACACAGGGCATCAGCATGCCCAAGCTCGGCCTCGGCACCTTCCGCATGCAGGGCGACATCTGCCGCGCCGCGGTCGAGAGTGCGCTGTCGATCGGCTATCGCCACATCGACACCGCCGAGATGTATGCCAATGAGGACTCGATCGGTTCGGCCATCGCCGCTTCCCGTCTGCCGCGCGGCGAGCTGCACGTCACCACAAAAGTCTGGCACGAGAATCTGGCACCGGAGGCGATCCGTCGGGCTTTCGATGCCAGCCTGAACAAGCTCAGGCTCGACCATGTCGACCTCTATCTCGTGCACTGGCCGTCGAGAGCCGCCAATTGGGGCGCGGTGTTCGAGACCCTGATGAAGCTGAAGGAGGAGGGACGCACACGGGCGATCGGCGTTGCGAACTTTACCACAGCGCTGCTCAAGATCGCCGTCGAGGACATCAAGGCGCCGATCGCCTGCAACCAGATCGAATATCATGCCATGCTCGATCAATCGAACGTGCTGGCCTATCTCGACGCCAAGTCGATCCCGCTCGTCGCCTATTGCCCGCTGGCGCAGGGGCGCTTCGCAACAGATCCGGTGCTGAGCGAGATCGGAGTTAAGCACAATGCGACCGCAGCGCAGGTCGCACTGAAATGGCTGCTCGATCAGAACGGCGTCGCGGCCATTCCGAAGGCCTCGCGGCGCGAGAGCCAAAAGGCCAATCTCGATGCCCTGAAGATCACGCTCGACGACGCCGACCGCAATAAGATCGCCGCACTGCCAAAGGACATGCGCTGCGTCAATCCCGGCTTCGCGCCGGCGTGGGATTAG
- a CDS encoding alkaline phosphatase D family protein — MATLRAARAWTRRQFLVRSTSSLAIASLGTLAKPHLSRAADRPQITSGIQSGDVCDGAAVIWARADRPARMQVECSTVESFKTIIASASRDALPDADFTAKLLLNDLPPGQDIFYRVRFDDIATGIAGESRIGHFRTAPIAGRSISFLWSGDTAGQGWGIDVSRGGYRSYRTMLDNRPDFFIHSGDHIYADCTIPSEQKLPNGETWRNIVTEDKAEVAHTLAQFRGNYKYNHLDEHFRAFHAQVPMFAQWDDHEVTNDWSPTGSYDDAGFEDDGSPRLVARARRAFFDFMPIRDIGARQGRVYRKIAYGPLLDVFMIDMRSYRDETWNKGNDHRGWILGAEQLAWLKRELAASRATWKVIAADLPIGLISLDAVALGNGPPDRREHEIADLLAFIKRAGICNIVWLTADMHYTAAHYYDPNKAQFQDFDPFWEFVSGPLHAGTWGPGELDDTFGPVAMYQHGCSAAQGENLAPCFGLQFFGRVDIDGRSGVMTVTLKDVDNRDLWSVDIVPRPPARPAVVAQHS; from the coding sequence ATGGCAACGCTCCGCGCCGCGCGGGCATGGACCCGGCGGCAATTTTTGGTTCGCTCGACCTCCAGCCTCGCCATCGCCTCGCTTGGGACGCTCGCAAAGCCGCATCTCAGCCGCGCCGCCGATCGTCCGCAGATCACGAGCGGCATCCAGTCCGGCGATGTCTGTGACGGCGCCGCCGTGATCTGGGCGCGCGCCGACCGGCCGGCGCGGATGCAGGTGGAATGCTCGACCGTCGAGAGTTTTAAGACGATCATTGCGTCGGCTTCGCGAGATGCGCTGCCCGATGCCGACTTCACTGCAAAGCTGCTGCTGAACGATCTGCCGCCCGGGCAGGACATCTTCTATCGCGTGCGCTTCGACGATATTGCGACCGGTATCGCCGGCGAGAGCCGCATCGGCCATTTCCGCACAGCACCGATCGCGGGCCGGTCGATCTCGTTCCTGTGGTCCGGCGATACCGCGGGACAGGGCTGGGGCATCGATGTCTCGCGCGGCGGGTATCGCAGTTATCGCACCATGCTCGACAACCGCCCGGATTTCTTCATCCACTCCGGCGACCATATCTACGCCGACTGCACCATTCCTTCCGAGCAGAAGCTGCCGAACGGCGAGACCTGGCGCAACATCGTCACCGAGGACAAGGCCGAGGTCGCGCACACGCTGGCGCAGTTCCGCGGCAATTACAAATACAACCATTTGGACGAGCACTTTCGCGCCTTTCACGCGCAAGTGCCGATGTTCGCTCAGTGGGACGATCACGAGGTCACCAACGACTGGTCGCCGACCGGCAGCTACGACGATGCGGGCTTCGAGGACGACGGCTCGCCGCGCCTGGTCGCGCGCGCCCGCCGCGCCTTCTTCGACTTCATGCCGATCCGCGACATCGGCGCGCGCCAGGGTCGGGTCTATCGCAAGATCGCGTATGGCCCGCTGCTCGACGTCTTCATGATCGACATGCGCAGCTATCGCGATGAGACCTGGAACAAGGGAAACGATCATCGCGGCTGGATCCTCGGCGCTGAGCAGCTCGCCTGGCTCAAGCGCGAGCTCGCCGCCTCGCGCGCGACCTGGAAGGTGATCGCGGCCGATTTGCCGATCGGCCTGATCAGCCTCGACGCCGTTGCGCTCGGCAATGGGCCGCCTGACCGGCGCGAGCACGAGATTGCCGATCTGCTGGCGTTCATCAAGCGCGCCGGAATCTGCAACATCGTCTGGCTCACCGCCGACATGCACTACACCGCCGCGCACTACTACGATCCGAACAAGGCGCAATTCCAGGATTTCGATCCGTTCTGGGAATTCGTCTCCGGCCCGCTGCATGCCGGCACCTGGGGGCCGGGCGAGCTCGATGACACGTTTGGTCCGGTCGCGATGTACCAGCATGGCTGTAGTGCGGCGCAGGGCGAGAATCTCGCGCCCTGCTTCGGCCTGCAGTTCTTCGGCCGGGTCGACATCGACGGCCGCAGCGGCGTGATGACCGTGACCCTGAAGGATGTCGACAACCGTGACCTTTGGTCGGTCGATATCGTGCCGCGGCCGCCGGCCCGACCGGCTGTGGTGGCGCAGCATTCGTGA
- a CDS encoding NAD(P)H-dependent flavin oxidoreductase yields the protein MKTAITELFGIEHPIIQGGMHFVGFAELAAAVSNAGGLGIITGLTQKTPELLAKEIARCRDMTDKPFGVNLTFLPTFSAPPYPEYIAAIIEGGIKAVETAGRSPEAYLPALKAAGIKVIHKCTSVRHSLKAERIGCDAVSVDGFECGGHPGEDDIPNMILLPRAAEELKIPFVASGGMADGRSLVAALSLGAAGMNMGTRFIATKEAPVHQNVKNALVAATELDTRLIMRALRNTERVLKNANVDRLLEIERAKGAKLTIDDIHDQVAGVYPRIMLDGQMDAGAWSCGMVAGLIHDIPSCKELVDRIMSEAETIIRSRLIGFLDGTGTTRKVA from the coding sequence GTGAAGACCGCGATCACCGAACTGTTCGGCATCGAGCACCCGATCATCCAGGGCGGCATGCATTTCGTCGGCTTTGCCGAGCTGGCTGCCGCCGTCTCCAATGCCGGCGGGCTTGGCATCATCACCGGTCTCACGCAGAAGACGCCCGAGCTGCTGGCCAAGGAGATCGCGCGCTGCCGCGACATGACGGACAAGCCGTTCGGCGTGAATCTCACCTTCCTGCCGACCTTCTCGGCGCCGCCTTATCCGGAATACATCGCGGCCATCATCGAAGGTGGAATCAAGGCGGTTGAGACCGCGGGCCGCAGCCCGGAAGCATACCTGCCGGCGCTGAAGGCGGCCGGCATCAAGGTCATCCATAAGTGCACTTCAGTCCGCCACTCGCTGAAAGCAGAGCGGATCGGCTGCGACGCCGTCAGCGTCGACGGGTTTGAATGCGGCGGCCATCCCGGCGAGGACGACATTCCCAACATGATCCTGCTGCCGCGCGCTGCGGAAGAATTGAAGATCCCGTTCGTCGCCTCCGGCGGCATGGCCGACGGGCGCAGCCTCGTCGCGGCGTTGTCGCTGGGCGCAGCCGGCATGAACATGGGCACGCGCTTCATCGCCACCAAGGAAGCGCCGGTGCATCAGAACGTCAAGAATGCGCTGGTCGCCGCCACCGAGCTCGACACCCGCCTGATCATGCGGGCGCTGCGCAATACCGAGCGCGTCCTGAAGAACGCCAATGTCGACCGTCTGCTCGAGATCGAGCGCGCGAAGGGCGCCAAGCTCACGATCGACGACATTCACGACCAGGTCGCGGGTGTCTATCCCAGGATCATGCTGGATGGTCAGATGGACGCGGGCGCCTGGAGCTGCGGCATGGTCGCAGGCCTCATCCACGACATTCCCTCCTGCAAGGAACTCGTCGACCGCATCATGAGCGAGGCGGAAACCATCATCCGCAGCCGCCTGATCGGGTTCCTCGATGGGACAGGGACGACGCGAAAGGTCGCCTGA
- a CDS encoding DHA2 family efflux MFS transporter permease subunit, which produces MTDVTQGRAAAGGWSPERSAAGGHNPYLIAFVVSIATFMEVLDTTIANVALRHIAGGLAVGIDESTYVITSYLVANAVVLSISGWLSTVMGRKRFYMICVATFSVASLLCGSAWSLQSLVLFRILQGLGGGGMATSEQAILADSFPPQKRGQAFAIYGVAVVVAPVIGPTLGGWITDTYSWHWVFLINVPMGLISLFLVGTLVKEPSGAEEERAELLSRGLRVDYIGFLLVAIGLGALEFVLDEGQRNDWFGSNMILFFALLAAFCLLALIPWELMRDDPIVDIRLIGRRQFGSCFLVMLGTFAVLISTTQLLPQLLQTELGYTAMLAGLVLSPSGVVTMMLMPVAGRLVTIVQPKYLIMFGAATAALSMWHLTGLTGEITYGYAALARIYLAVALPFLFLPVTTASYDGLPPEKTNQASALINVARNIGGSMGVALAQTLLAQRQQFHQSRLIEHAAPSDLGYQQTIDAMTRYFQAQGSNASDAASQAVAWVGKTLQQQVDFLAYIDVFWTLAIVAVLMIPTAAVLRRIDLSAPARGH; this is translated from the coding sequence ATGACGGACGTCACGCAAGGCCGCGCGGCCGCCGGCGGCTGGTCGCCGGAGCGTTCAGCGGCGGGCGGGCACAATCCCTATCTGATTGCCTTCGTGGTCTCGATCGCGACTTTCATGGAGGTGCTTGACACCACCATCGCCAACGTCGCATTGCGCCACATCGCCGGCGGCCTCGCGGTCGGCATCGACGAGAGCACCTATGTCATCACCAGCTATCTCGTTGCCAATGCCGTCGTGCTCTCAATCTCGGGTTGGCTATCGACCGTGATGGGACGCAAGCGCTTCTACATGATCTGCGTCGCGACTTTCTCGGTGGCCTCGCTGTTGTGCGGATCTGCCTGGAGTTTGCAGTCGCTGGTGCTGTTTCGCATCCTTCAAGGCCTCGGCGGCGGCGGCATGGCCACCAGCGAGCAGGCGATCCTTGCCGATTCGTTTCCGCCGCAAAAACGCGGCCAGGCCTTCGCCATCTATGGCGTCGCCGTCGTGGTCGCCCCAGTGATCGGCCCGACGCTCGGCGGCTGGATCACCGACACCTATTCCTGGCATTGGGTGTTCCTGATCAACGTGCCGATGGGTCTGATCTCGCTGTTCCTGGTCGGCACGCTGGTCAAGGAGCCGTCGGGCGCGGAAGAGGAGAGGGCGGAGCTGCTGAGCAGAGGCCTGCGCGTCGACTACATCGGCTTCCTGCTGGTCGCGATCGGGCTCGGCGCGCTCGAATTCGTGCTTGACGAAGGTCAGCGCAATGATTGGTTCGGATCGAACATGATCCTGTTCTTTGCACTTCTTGCCGCCTTCTGCCTGCTCGCATTGATCCCATGGGAGTTGATGCGGGATGATCCGATCGTCGACATCCGCCTGATCGGCAGGCGCCAGTTCGGGTCCTGCTTCCTGGTCATGCTCGGCACATTCGCGGTGCTGATCTCAACGACGCAGCTATTGCCGCAGCTTTTGCAGACGGAGCTGGGCTATACCGCCATGCTTGCAGGATTGGTGCTGTCGCCGAGCGGCGTCGTGACGATGATGTTGATGCCGGTGGCGGGACGACTAGTCACGATCGTGCAGCCCAAATATCTCATTATGTTCGGCGCTGCGACTGCCGCACTTTCCATGTGGCATCTGACCGGGCTTACCGGGGAGATCACCTACGGCTATGCCGCGCTGGCGCGAATCTATCTCGCGGTCGCTCTTCCGTTCCTGTTCCTTCCGGTGACGACGGCATCCTATGACGGCTTGCCACCCGAGAAGACCAACCAGGCCTCCGCCCTAATCAATGTCGCGCGCAATATCGGCGGCTCGATGGGGGTTGCGCTGGCGCAGACGCTCCTGGCTCAGCGCCAGCAATTCCATCAGAGCCGTCTGATCGAGCACGCTGCGCCCTCGGATCTCGGCTACCAGCAGACCATCGACGCGATGACGCGCTACTTCCAGGCCCAGGGCTCGAATGCGAGCGATGCAGCGTCGCAGGCGGTCGCATGGGTCGGCAAGACCTTGCAGCAGCAGGTCGATTTCCTGGCCTATATCGACGTGTTCTGGACGCTCGCCATCGTCGCGGTGCTGATGATTCCCACCGCGGCCGTGCTGCGCCGGATCGATTTGAGCGCGCCGGCGCGGGGGCACTGA